Proteins found in one Silene latifolia isolate original U9 population unplaced genomic scaffold, ASM4854445v1 scaffold_20.1, whole genome shotgun sequence genomic segment:
- the LOC141638452 gene encoding uncharacterized protein LOC141638452, whose protein sequence is MCKNFFWGIADNSRKLIMKSWSSICSPKDEEGLGVKEIRSWNKALISKWIWLLDKTPVSIWCQWNKGYNFPHCSIWELSCKGHFSESFRSILSVKDALVSSVGSGSSARQLLDSWTKSGKFVAQSAYDWFRDKHPLQICYKAIARRTIVPKHGIITLLVIQKKLATVDSLQARGLVLINRCILCKNACESHSHLFFKCPFSREVWHGLLNWMHISGRTDNYIYELLWAKSRGSSRHWKNAWFSSCIAGAIYYLWGERNRRIFNATESTTAQLLHSIKFTVSTFLLNVTFPKPDLRIINSISVS, encoded by the coding sequence ATGTGCAAAAATTTCTTTTGGGGAATTGCAGATAATAGTCGAAAGCTTATTATGAAGAGTTGGTCTAGTATTTGTTCCCCTAAGGATGAGGAGGGGCTGGGGGTAAAGGAGATTCGGTCCTGGAATAAAGCGCTCATCAGTAAATGGATTTGGCTACTTGATAAAACTCCAGTTAGTATATGGTGTCAATGGAACAAAGGTTATAACTTCCCTCATTGTTCCATCTGGGAGCTGTCTTGCAAAGGGCATTTCTCTGAAAGTTTCAGGAGCATTCTCTCAGTTAAGGATGCTCTGGTCAGCTCTGTTGGTTCTGGTTCTTCTGCTAGGCAGCTGCTTGATTCCTGGACTAAATCTGGGAAGTTTGTTGCTCAGTCTGCTTATGACTGGTTTAGAGACAAACATCCCCTTCAAATATGTTATAAGGCTATTGCTAGGAGAACTATTGTGCCTAAGCATGGCATCATTACTTTACTGGTTATTCAGAAGAAGCTTGCCACTGTTGATTCCCTTCAAGCTAGAGGACTTGTATTGATAAACAGATGCATACTTTGCAAAAATGCTTGTGAATCACACTCGCATCTCTTCTTTAAATGTCCTTTCTCTCGTGAGGTTTGGCATGGGTTGCTGAATTGGATGCATATCTCTGGTCGCACTGATAACTACATCTATGAGCTTCTGTGGGCTAAGAGTAGAGGCAGTAGCAGACATTGGAAAAATGCTTGGTTCTCTAGCTGCATCGCTGGTGCTATCTACTACCTTTGGGGGGAACGGAATAGGAGGATTTTTAATGCCACAGAATCTACAACTGCTCAGCTCCTTCACTCCATCAAGTTCACTGTTAGTACATTTTTACTAAATGTCACTTTCCCTAAGCCTGATCTTAGGATTATTAATAGTATTAGTGTTTCTTAG